From Sporosarcina sp. Te-1, the proteins below share one genomic window:
- a CDS encoding AAA family ATPase has product MIIRKLVIYGFGKHENVSIDLENGINVLYGQNEAGKTTIQQFLLHILFGFPQKNHVLQRYEPKTGGKYGGQVHIDDPDAGRCIIERVRGKSAGAVTVRFEDGSIGGEETLRQLLRHYDRSSFESIFSFSLLQLQGFEKMDEEQLSRTLLASGTTGVDALLQLEAKLEKEMGELFKKNGRIPEMNVKLAELREMEKALKEEREQADEYAPAVNRMMAIDRLLDELKEEERRLEQRRKMIDSQRQVLPLIEKEQVLSTRLEQLAITSFPTDGIRRYEMINGKLLDVLAKRQVIQNELEKVSGTGGMRDQELLIQLERLVARETEWHQWRSDKRAATEEIRSLQGKQERFFASLGIRDEEKEIRLLEADVSIQQEKKMLLLLEQLHQHNKQLDYLTRQLTQVTKEEAAIEQDRKRLEETAPSEEERRKCVEWPSIQQRLAEAKAFIQLKDTPHGTNRLVPMTMLLMAVLLVCAGILSEQWIITICGVLLGAVATFLYTKVKKGNPTDAKRSEMEQLIAQYAKEEALMDSLIQRVAAYLRKQEALENSSLAVARNKKLYREELRKVENGADQTAEELFTFLQAYGFEELPSLSLIPEIFRMIRELQEVTRDLASARDGERNASRQIAECMGEASVVLGKEVPGDTLFEHLRNELMVQKERMERQKANSRKLDELHEELKLLDQTAEMLHTQREALLTEAAASSEEKFYQAFDVYQEAELLKRQMDDVRNQLSIYDRSEWQTNLSVGEVEETAGKVANRLSEIAEQQSTLLEEKVRLAHLTRRLADNQTYEQMLQQFENKRAEFTQLASKWSSKKAVAEAIRQTMAELKEKKLPGVLRRASHYFSVLTGESYIGLSVGEEGFFRAIRQEDNMLFPIMELSQATKEQAYISLRLALAESLRGTAPFPIIMDDPFVHFDGIRLSRMIKLLKRLQAEHQFIYFTCHETMMEHLHEATIITVSDIGNNQGAVLQ; this is encoded by the coding sequence ATGATTATCCGGAAATTGGTCATATATGGTTTTGGCAAGCATGAAAACGTCTCGATCGATCTTGAGAACGGAATCAATGTCCTGTATGGCCAGAACGAGGCTGGGAAAACGACCATTCAGCAATTCTTGCTGCATATCCTATTCGGGTTTCCCCAAAAGAATCATGTTCTTCAGCGATATGAACCGAAAACAGGTGGTAAATATGGTGGGCAAGTCCATATCGACGATCCGGATGCGGGCAGGTGCATCATCGAACGAGTGCGCGGAAAGTCGGCCGGAGCGGTAACAGTCCGTTTCGAAGATGGTTCGATTGGAGGGGAAGAAACACTTCGACAGCTTCTTCGCCATTATGACCGTTCCTCGTTTGAATCCATCTTTTCTTTCTCGCTTCTTCAGTTGCAAGGGTTTGAGAAAATGGATGAGGAACAATTAAGCCGTACGCTTCTTGCATCGGGCACGACAGGGGTGGACGCCTTGCTGCAGCTGGAAGCGAAGCTGGAAAAAGAAATGGGAGAACTCTTCAAAAAGAATGGCAGAATCCCGGAAATGAATGTGAAGTTAGCAGAATTGCGGGAGATGGAGAAAGCACTGAAAGAAGAAAGGGAGCAGGCTGATGAATATGCTCCTGCTGTCAATCGTATGATGGCCATTGACAGGCTTCTCGACGAATTAAAGGAAGAAGAACGGCGATTAGAACAGCGGCGCAAGATGATTGATTCACAACGCCAAGTGCTGCCATTGATTGAAAAAGAACAGGTGTTGAGCACCCGTTTGGAACAACTGGCCATTACAAGTTTCCCGACAGACGGTATTCGACGATACGAGATGATCAATGGCAAGTTGCTGGATGTGTTAGCCAAAAGGCAAGTGATTCAAAACGAGCTTGAAAAAGTTTCCGGTACAGGCGGAATGCGTGATCAGGAATTACTCATCCAGCTGGAGCGTCTCGTTGCCCGTGAAACCGAATGGCATCAGTGGCGTTCGGATAAAAGGGCAGCAACCGAGGAAATCCGTTCATTGCAAGGCAAACAAGAGCGTTTCTTCGCTAGTCTCGGCATTCGCGACGAGGAAAAAGAAATCCGCTTGCTGGAAGCGGATGTTTCCATCCAACAGGAGAAGAAAATGCTATTGTTGCTCGAGCAATTGCACCAGCATAATAAACAGTTGGATTATCTGACAAGACAGCTCACGCAAGTGACAAAAGAAGAGGCAGCTATTGAGCAAGACAGGAAGCGGCTGGAGGAAACCGCTCCATCCGAGGAGGAGAGAAGGAAGTGTGTCGAGTGGCCAAGTATCCAACAGCGTCTTGCTGAGGCGAAGGCATTTATTCAACTGAAAGACACGCCTCACGGGACGAATCGTCTCGTTCCTATGACGATGCTGTTGATGGCGGTTCTTCTAGTGTGCGCTGGAATCCTCAGTGAACAATGGATCATCACCATCTGCGGCGTGCTGCTCGGAGCTGTTGCCACTTTTCTTTATACAAAAGTGAAAAAAGGGAATCCCACCGATGCAAAGAGAAGCGAAATGGAACAATTGATTGCACAGTATGCGAAAGAAGAAGCGCTGATGGATTCGCTCATTCAAAGAGTGGCTGCCTATCTACGGAAACAGGAAGCGCTTGAAAATTCATCACTTGCAGTGGCGCGGAACAAGAAGTTGTATAGGGAAGAGCTCCGCAAGGTGGAGAATGGGGCGGATCAGACAGCGGAGGAATTGTTTACATTCCTTCAGGCTTATGGGTTCGAGGAGCTGCCGAGTTTGTCTCTCATACCAGAAATCTTCCGTATGATCAGAGAGCTGCAGGAAGTGACTAGGGACTTGGCGAGTGCCCGTGACGGGGAACGGAACGCCTCCCGACAGATTGCGGAATGCATGGGAGAGGCCAGCGTTGTCTTAGGGAAGGAAGTTCCGGGTGATACGCTTTTCGAGCATCTTCGCAATGAATTGATGGTGCAGAAAGAGCGGATGGAGAGACAGAAAGCCAATTCCCGCAAACTGGATGAGCTGCATGAGGAATTGAAGCTGCTGGATCAAACAGCAGAGATGTTACATACGCAGAGAGAGGCGCTATTAACAGAAGCGGCTGCTTCATCCGAAGAAAAATTCTATCAGGCATTTGACGTTTACCAGGAGGCGGAACTGCTAAAAAGGCAAATGGACGATGTGCGGAATCAGCTTTCCATATATGACCGTTCTGAATGGCAAACGAATCTTTCCGTTGGCGAAGTGGAAGAGACGGCTGGGAAAGTGGCAAACCGGTTGAGCGAGATTGCCGAACAGCAATCGACACTGTTGGAAGAGAAGGTGCGGTTGGCTCACCTGACAAGACGACTGGCGGATAATCAAACCTATGAACAGATGTTGCAGCAATTTGAAAATAAACGAGCTGAATTTACGCAGCTTGCCAGCAAATGGTCCTCCAAGAAAGCTGTAGCGGAAGCGATCCGACAAACGATGGCTGAACTGAAGGAAAAAAAGTTGCCGGGCGTCTTGCGTCGAGCCAGCCATTATTTTTCGGTACTGACAGGAGAAAGCTATATCGGGTTATCCGTTGGAGAAGAGGGCTTTTTCCGCGCAATCCGTCAGGAGGACAATATGCTGTTTCCTATTATGGAGCTAAGCCAGGCGACGAAGGAACAGGCTTACATCTCCTTGCGGCTCGCCTTGGCTGAATCATTGCGGGGGACAGCACCATTTCCAATTATAATGGATGACCCATTTGTCCATTTTGACGGCATACGTCTTTCTCGTATGATAAAATTGTTGAAGAGATTGCAAGCCGAGCACCAGTTCATCTATTTCACTTGCCACGAAACGATGATGGAGCACTTGCATGAGGCAACGATCATTACTGTTTCCGACATCGGGAACAATCAGGGGGCGGTTCTTCAATGA
- a CDS encoding DNA repair exonuclease, with amino-acid sequence MTTIRFIHTADLHLGSPFKGMADVPQSLLEALRNSTLKAFQQLIDYALASKPDFMLIAGDLYDGEDRNLRAQLKFQEGMEKLHEADIPVFLSHGNHDHLAGTWTRVALPPNVHVFADTVETVGIQVNGEDVAIHGFSYKERHVRTPMIRHYPPAAGNRFEIGMLHGSMAGDDTHAVYAPFTKEELLEKRYDYWALGHIHMRQQLHSDPPIMYPGNIQGRHRNEKGMKGFYEVELSKTETALHFIPASNILFEEMEVDCSGLRHANEWIKRCRETLDPPETKIGRIVELVLTGVDAETAELFSQAPENEWLEVLREHMEEMEPFVWIRSLDIERRSTGIHAAPNGMVETILTTMEEWSVDDWRSTLQDVYQHVRMSKYLDVLDETDIIRIKLDAKRLIETEMTRME; translated from the coding sequence ATGACAACCATTCGTTTTATCCATACAGCCGATCTCCATCTCGGGAGCCCATTCAAAGGAATGGCAGACGTTCCACAGTCTCTGCTGGAAGCGCTTCGAAATAGTACGTTGAAGGCATTCCAACAGCTGATCGACTACGCGCTCGCATCGAAACCGGATTTTATGCTGATTGCAGGCGATTTATACGACGGGGAAGACCGAAATTTAAGAGCGCAGCTGAAGTTCCAGGAAGGGATGGAGAAACTGCATGAGGCCGACATTCCTGTTTTCCTTTCCCATGGGAATCATGATCATTTGGCCGGAACATGGACAAGAGTTGCTTTGCCTCCAAATGTCCATGTTTTTGCAGATACGGTGGAAACTGTGGGAATTCAAGTGAACGGAGAGGACGTCGCTATCCATGGGTTCAGCTACAAAGAGAGACATGTTCGGACGCCAATGATCCGCCATTATCCACCCGCTGCGGGAAATAGGTTTGAAATCGGCATGCTGCACGGCAGTATGGCAGGCGATGATACGCATGCTGTGTATGCGCCGTTCACGAAGGAGGAGCTTCTGGAAAAGCGTTATGATTACTGGGCGCTCGGACATATCCACATGCGCCAGCAGCTGCATTCGGATCCGCCGATTATGTATCCGGGCAATATCCAAGGTAGGCATCGGAATGAAAAGGGGATGAAAGGGTTTTATGAAGTGGAATTATCGAAGACGGAAACGGCACTTCATTTCATCCCGGCTTCCAACATTCTTTTCGAGGAGATGGAAGTGGATTGTTCTGGCCTCCGGCATGCAAATGAGTGGATCAAGCGATGCAGGGAAACATTAGATCCGCCTGAAACTAAAATAGGCCGTATCGTGGAACTGGTCCTTACAGGGGTAGATGCGGAGACAGCGGAGTTGTTCAGTCAAGCACCAGAGAATGAGTGGCTGGAGGTCTTGCGGGAACATATGGAGGAAATGGAGCCATTCGTCTGGATCCGAAGTCTGGACATAGAACGGCGTTCCACGGGTATTCACGCCGCACCTAATGGAATGGTGGAGACGATCTTGACGACAATGGAAGAGTGGTCGGTAGATGATTGGCGCTCAACCTTGCAAGATGTGTATCAGCATGTCCGGATGAGCAAATATTTGGATGTACTTGATGAAACAGATATCATCCGCATCAAACTGGATGCCAAACGGCTCATAGAAACTGAAATGACCCGAATGGAGTGA
- a CDS encoding ABC transporter permease, with protein sequence MRDFWIIFKQAFVTKAKAKSFIITTAIMVAAIFIFANIGSIIDGVKNVTGDDKSANELNVIDNSDVLFPLLKAEMEADDHSLTLVQSDRTVAELEKEVEEGDIDSFVTLDLNEANTIQAKYMTKSVIDFDLPSQLQEALQSIQTQMNAQQLSLTGEQVQSLFSPIQFEQKNVSPSAKSEEELMQASILVYVLMFVIYMSVIMYSSMIAMEVATEKSSRVMEILISSVSPVKHMFAKVFGIGTLGIVQIIIYGLAGYIAFNTAKANETGGFLDMLNLSNMNVATLVYAVVFFLLGYFLYATLAALLGSLVSRTEDVQQMIMPMSLLIVVAFLISMAGLSNPELSFVTYASYVPFFTPLVMFLRVGMLNLPLWEPLLAIGIMLVTLFLLGWFGARVYRGGVLMYGPSRSLKDIKKAVQLGKE encoded by the coding sequence ATGCGTGATTTTTGGATTATCTTTAAACAGGCGTTTGTGACCAAAGCCAAAGCAAAATCGTTTATTATCACGACAGCTATCATGGTGGCCGCGATTTTCATATTTGCCAATATCGGAAGCATCATTGACGGGGTTAAAAATGTCACAGGTGATGATAAGTCAGCAAATGAACTGAATGTCATTGACAACAGCGATGTCCTGTTTCCGTTGTTGAAAGCGGAAATGGAAGCAGACGATCATTCATTGACGCTCGTCCAATCCGACCGTACAGTAGCAGAACTTGAAAAGGAAGTAGAAGAAGGAGACATCGATTCATTTGTCACGCTGGACTTGAATGAAGCCAATACGATTCAAGCAAAGTACATGACAAAGAGTGTCATCGATTTTGATCTCCCAAGTCAATTACAAGAAGCGCTGCAGTCTATCCAGACTCAAATGAATGCGCAACAATTATCTTTGACAGGAGAGCAAGTCCAGTCGCTTTTCTCCCCGATCCAGTTTGAGCAAAAAAATGTGTCTCCATCTGCCAAATCGGAAGAGGAATTAATGCAGGCAAGTATTTTGGTTTACGTGTTAATGTTTGTCATTTATATGTCGGTCATTATGTATTCCAGCATGATTGCAATGGAAGTCGCCACGGAAAAATCGTCACGTGTGATGGAAATTCTCATTTCCAGCGTGTCGCCAGTAAAGCATATGTTCGCAAAGGTGTTCGGAATTGGAACACTCGGCATTGTTCAAATTATCATCTACGGATTGGCAGGCTACATCGCGTTTAATACGGCGAAAGCGAATGAAACAGGCGGTTTCCTAGATATGTTGAACCTATCTAATATGAATGTCGCTACATTGGTTTATGCCGTCGTGTTCTTCCTGCTGGGCTATTTCTTATATGCCACCCTGGCTGCCTTGCTCGGTTCGCTGGTCAGCCGGACAGAAGATGTCCAACAGATGATCATGCCAATGTCATTGCTGATTGTCGTTGCCTTTCTCATTTCCATGGCAGGACTCAGCAATCCAGAGCTTAGCTTTGTGACATACGCTTCGTATGTCCCGTTCTTTACACCACTCGTCATGTTCCTGCGTGTCGGTATGTTGAACTTGCCGCTATGGGAGCCGCTATTGGCGATCGGCATCATGCTTGTCACTCTATTCCTGCTCGGCTGGTTCGGTGCTCGCGTGTACCGCGGCGGCGTGCTGATGTACGGCCCATCCCGTTCGCTGAAAGACATTAAAAAAGCAGTACAGCTAGGGAAGGAATAA
- a CDS encoding ABC transporter ATP-binding protein has protein sequence MTLLLENVTKRFGDFTAVDHLDLSVKEGTMYGFLGANGAGKTTTFRMVLGLLTPNEGAITWNGKTISYATSPEIGYLPEERGLYPKMKVEDQLVFLGELRGLKKNDAKRAIDHWLERFEVPQYKNKRVEELSKGNQQKIQVIAALMHDPKLLILDEPFSGLDPVNVEMLKSAILDFRNNGATIVFSSHRMDHVEELCEQLSIIHRGKQIVRGSLRDVKRSFGRQNVQIKADHDLTALESIVGVTGFTKTVEGGIFQIDDEQVAQKLLTGAMQAGPIRHFEIEEPSLQEIFISKVGKEHA, from the coding sequence ATGACGTTATTATTAGAGAATGTCACAAAGAGATTTGGAGACTTCACAGCAGTCGATCACTTGGACTTAAGTGTAAAAGAAGGAACAATGTATGGTTTTCTTGGAGCAAATGGAGCGGGGAAAACGACGACCTTCCGGATGGTGTTGGGATTGCTGACTCCGAATGAAGGGGCGATCACCTGGAACGGTAAAACGATCTCCTATGCGACGAGTCCTGAAATCGGGTATCTGCCGGAAGAGCGGGGACTTTATCCGAAAATGAAAGTTGAGGACCAGCTTGTCTTTCTAGGTGAGTTAAGGGGCTTGAAAAAGAATGACGCAAAGAGGGCAATTGACCATTGGCTTGAGCGATTTGAGGTGCCGCAGTATAAAAACAAACGGGTTGAAGAGCTTTCTAAAGGGAACCAGCAGAAGATCCAAGTCATTGCGGCATTAATGCATGATCCCAAACTGCTCATATTGGATGAGCCATTCTCAGGGTTGGATCCTGTCAACGTTGAAATGTTAAAAAGTGCAATTCTTGATTTCCGAAATAACGGGGCTACCATCGTATTTTCCAGCCACCGCATGGATCATGTGGAGGAGTTATGTGAACAGCTCAGCATTATCCATCGTGGAAAGCAAATAGTCCGCGGCTCATTACGAGATGTAAAGCGATCTTTTGGCAGACAAAATGTACAGATCAAAGCAGATCATGATCTGACAGCATTGGAATCAATTGTGGGCGTCACTGGCTTCACCAAAACGGTGGAGGGGGGCATCTTCCAAATAGATGACGAGCAGGTTGCTCAAAAACTGCTCACTGGTGCCATGCAAGCCGGTCCCATCCGGCACTTTGAGATTGAGGAACCGTCCTTGCAGGAAATATTCATATCGAAAGTAGGGAAAGAGCATGCGTGA
- a CDS encoding DUF3796 domain-containing protein, which translates to MNLSGETIAGFITGLGAVLLVALFYFWKGRRERRFDERYETVHAKARTISWGITVIVLALMWLGALIFEGASLAFILVATAYGIMLISYAVAVFILNRKL; encoded by the coding sequence ATGAATCTATCAGGAGAAACGATCGCAGGTTTTATTACAGGATTGGGCGCTGTCCTGTTAGTTGCTTTGTTCTACTTCTGGAAAGGCAGAAGAGAGCGACGGTTCGATGAACGATATGAAACGGTGCATGCAAAAGCAAGGACAATTTCATGGGGGATTACAGTCATCGTGCTTGCACTCATGTGGCTTGGCGCCCTAATTTTCGAAGGCGCATCACTTGCATTCATTCTAGTAGCAACAGCTTATGGTATTATGCTCATTTCATATGCAGTTGCCGTCTTTATTCTAAATAGAAAATTATAA
- a CDS encoding helix-turn-helix transcriptional regulator, producing MNNLIKEKRTEMGWTQDDLAEKLDVSRQTIISLEKGRYNPSLVLAFKIAKLFACKIEDIFLPEEE from the coding sequence CTGAATAACTTGATAAAAGAAAAGAGGACGGAGATGGGGTGGACACAGGATGATCTTGCCGAAAAGCTGGATGTATCTAGACAAACGATCATTTCCTTGGAGAAAGGCAGATATAACCCATCTCTCGTTTTAGCCTTCAAAATTGCAAAGCTCTTTGCTTGTAAAATTGAAGATATTTTCTTACCAGAGGAGGAATGA
- a CDS encoding YhzD family protein has product MRTYKLTAYEKNGELLTEETFNAATDDEAKEKGRALLEEKNLGDQTHRLASPAGKLLLFHT; this is encoded by the coding sequence ATGAGGACTTATAAATTGACGGCGTATGAGAAAAACGGAGAATTGTTAACAGAAGAAACGTTTAACGCAGCAACGGACGATGAAGCGAAGGAAAAAGGCCGCGCCCTGCTTGAGGAGAAAAATTTGGGTGACCAGACCCACCGACTAGCTTCACCAGCAGGGAAGCTATTGCTCTTCCATACGTGA
- the mgsA gene encoding methylglyoxal synthase, with product MNIALIAHDQKKDEMVNFAIAYEHIFSQYTLYGTGTTGKRIMEETGLEVNRLMSGPLGGDQQIGSMIATGELDLIIFFRDPLTAQPHEPDVSALLRLCDVYGVPLATNIATAELLIRAIEKGYFSWRDTAEKYRTKGLL from the coding sequence ATGAACATCGCACTTATTGCACACGATCAAAAAAAAGATGAAATGGTGAATTTTGCGATTGCCTATGAGCATATCTTTTCACAATATACGTTGTACGGAACTGGAACAACCGGAAAACGAATCATGGAGGAAACGGGTTTAGAAGTCAACCGGCTCATGTCGGGTCCACTCGGTGGCGACCAGCAAATCGGCTCGATGATCGCCACAGGGGAACTGGATCTCATTATTTTTTTCCGCGATCCTTTAACAGCCCAGCCGCATGAACCCGATGTCAGTGCCCTTTTGCGCTTATGCGATGTATATGGTGTTCCCCTCGCAACGAATATCGCGACTGCCGAACTACTCATACGCGCGATTGAAAAAGGCTATTTCTCCTGGCGGGATACAGCTGAAAAATATCGTACGAAAGGGCTTCTATAG
- a CDS encoding STAS domain-containing protein, which translates to MDRIFTNEAADRFFEENKKLFEQELLNEAVTVRDKINDILEIGNIDLINNAHQLVSYILEGRENELLAFARQEGIAWATHSLTLSFKLEWVQAIRRTLWSFINKFTEAQPYEYDFFGLEKQINNRVDTFLNAFFINYSTYKDSLLKAQRELVENLSVPIIPITQQISILPLIGTIDYFRAKVMEEKVLTEIGRLRIQTLFMDLSGIANMEAEVIDQLMKIIDGAAMMGCRTVITGLRPDVVRNVIRLGVRFDEQTETIGSLQQALQTYLLK; encoded by the coding sequence ATGGACCGTATCTTCACTAATGAAGCTGCTGATAGGTTTTTTGAGGAGAATAAAAAGTTATTTGAACAAGAACTTTTGAATGAAGCCGTCACTGTCAGAGATAAAATAAATGACATTCTAGAGATCGGCAATATTGATTTGATTAACAATGCCCATCAGCTTGTGTCCTATATCTTGGAAGGAAGAGAGAACGAGTTGCTCGCGTTCGCAAGGCAGGAAGGAATTGCTTGGGCAACCCACTCACTCACCCTATCCTTTAAGCTGGAATGGGTACAGGCTATTAGAAGAACACTTTGGTCTTTTATAAATAAATTTACTGAAGCGCAACCTTATGAGTATGATTTTTTTGGCTTGGAAAAGCAGATTAACAATCGCGTTGATACATTTTTGAATGCATTTTTCATTAACTACTCTACTTATAAAGATTCTTTGTTGAAAGCCCAAAGAGAATTGGTTGAGAATCTATCCGTTCCGATCATTCCAATTACACAGCAGATCTCCATCCTTCCGTTAATCGGAACAATTGATTATTTCCGGGCGAAAGTAATGGAAGAGAAGGTGTTGACGGAAATTGGACGTTTGCGCATTCAAACGTTATTCATGGATTTATCAGGCATAGCAAATATGGAAGCCGAGGTCATCGACCAGTTGATGAAAATCATTGATGGTGCCGCGATGATGGGATGTCGTACGGTGATCACAGGGCTCCGGCCAGACGTTGTGCGCAACGTCATCCGGCTCGGTGTCCGGTTTGATGAACAGACCGAAACAATCGGCTCCTTGCAACAGGCACTCCAAACGTATCTGTTGAAATGA
- a CDS encoding enoyl-CoA hydratase produces the protein MMYQTISLDKEGRLARLYLNRPEAMNAMDDRMMKELADVFEALQNDTTVQVLILQGEGRAFSAGGDIKKMVDPDSPMDIGKVMVDVSRLAKGLYRLPQITIAAIHGAAAGLGFSMALGCDMLVAEEDSKLAMNFIGIGLVPDGAGHFFLKERIGVPQAKQLIWKGDVMTGPQAEAKGLVDQLVPSGQLDQAVSGLAAQLLASPIQAMLATKKILHESKISELEQVLQLESEAQVNMRETSDHLEGIQAFVEKRTPAFTGQ, from the coding sequence ATGATGTATCAAACAATCAGCTTGGACAAAGAGGGAAGATTGGCGCGGTTGTATTTAAATCGCCCGGAAGCAATGAATGCAATGGATGATCGGATGATGAAGGAGTTGGCGGACGTATTCGAGGCATTGCAAAACGATACGACTGTGCAAGTGCTAATTCTTCAGGGAGAAGGACGGGCGTTTTCAGCAGGAGGGGATATAAAGAAGATGGTCGACCCGGATTCGCCTATGGATATCGGGAAGGTGATGGTCGATGTGTCCCGATTGGCCAAAGGATTATACCGCTTGCCGCAAATTACGATTGCAGCCATTCATGGGGCGGCTGCCGGGCTAGGATTCAGCATGGCGTTGGGCTGCGACATGCTGGTTGCCGAAGAGGATAGCAAGCTTGCTATGAATTTTATCGGTATCGGTTTAGTGCCGGATGGGGCAGGTCACTTTTTCTTAAAAGAGCGGATTGGCGTTCCGCAAGCAAAGCAACTCATTTGGAAGGGTGACGTGATGACCGGACCCCAGGCAGAGGCAAAGGGACTTGTCGATCAGCTAGTGCCAAGCGGTCAATTGGATCAGGCAGTCTCCGGACTGGCTGCTCAATTGTTGGCATCTCCCATACAGGCGATGCTGGCGACAAAGAAGATTTTGCATGAATCAAAGATAAGCGAACTTGAGCAAGTGCTTCAGTTGGAAAGTGAAGCACAGGTGAACATGCGGGAGACGTCAGATCACTTGGAAGGAATCCAAGCATTTGTTGAAAAAAGGACTCCTGCCTTTACGGGACAATAG
- a CDS encoding coproporphyrinogen III oxidase, giving the protein MQKINIQQSFPQDWIRMFTHLANLFFEEAKIEIEDMDDAIQVVFNVKQADGTWSGESTLQWKGNTYHSSFVEKEENGDDKQRNRQLKRVYSHLFLDSLEQATGMEQAWGILTGIRPTKLYHKYRKEGFSEADTKKLLMKQHRISQEKVDLLAKIVDVQLGAIPDLHDLKNEVSLYIGIPFCPTKCAYCTFPAYAIHRKNGRVESFLDGLHEEIREIGKWLKDRDINITTIYFGGGTPTSIEADEMDALYQTMYDSFPHMTEVREVTVEAGRPDTITPEKIEVLKKWGIDRISVNPQSYTDETLKAIGRHHTVQETIDKFWLSRTMGMRNINMDLIIGLPNEGLDEFKHSLNETEKMQPESLTIHTLSFKRASEMTRNKNKYRVADRSTVEQMMKRGEQWTAANGYVPYYLYRQKNILGNLENVGYAKPGEESLYNILIMEEVQTIIGIGCGASSKFMDPVTERITQFQNPKDPAAYILTFEEYIEQKIEHLERIFPNRPVVTEKI; this is encoded by the coding sequence TTGCAAAAAATCAACATACAGCAATCGTTTCCACAAGATTGGATTCGCATGTTTACCCATCTGGCGAATCTATTTTTTGAAGAAGCGAAAATTGAAATAGAAGACATGGATGATGCCATTCAAGTTGTATTTAACGTAAAGCAGGCGGATGGCACATGGAGCGGCGAATCGACATTACAGTGGAAAGGAAATACGTACCATTCCAGTTTTGTAGAAAAGGAAGAGAACGGGGATGATAAACAGCGCAATCGTCAATTAAAACGGGTGTACTCCCATCTATTCCTCGATTCGTTGGAGCAGGCGACAGGTATGGAACAAGCCTGGGGCATCTTGACCGGCATCCGCCCGACAAAGTTATATCATAAATACCGGAAAGAAGGATTTTCCGAAGCGGATACAAAGAAATTGTTAATGAAGCAGCATCGAATCTCGCAGGAGAAAGTCGATTTGCTTGCGAAGATAGTGGACGTGCAATTAGGAGCAATTCCCGATCTGCATGATTTGAAGAATGAGGTAAGTCTGTATATCGGGATTCCTTTTTGTCCGACGAAATGCGCCTATTGCACATTCCCTGCTTATGCGATCCATCGAAAAAATGGACGAGTCGAATCGTTTCTGGATGGGTTGCATGAAGAAATCCGGGAGATCGGCAAATGGCTGAAAGACCGGGATATCAACATAACGACCATTTATTTTGGCGGGGGAACACCGACAAGCATCGAGGCAGACGAAATGGACGCGTTGTATCAAACGATGTATGATTCTTTTCCGCATATGACTGAAGTGCGTGAAGTGACTGTCGAGGCAGGGCGTCCAGACACTATTACCCCGGAAAAGATCGAAGTACTGAAGAAATGGGGAATTGACCGGATCAGCGTTAATCCGCAATCGTACACGGATGAGACCTTAAAAGCGATTGGACGGCATCATACGGTGCAGGAGACGATCGACAAATTTTGGTTATCCCGCACGATGGGGATGCGCAACATCAATATGGACCTCATCATCGGCTTGCCGAACGAAGGGTTGGACGAATTTAAACATTCCTTGAATGAAACAGAGAAGATGCAGCCGGAGTCTTTGACGATCCATACGCTGTCATTTAAACGGGCTTCCGAAATGACCCGGAATAAAAACAAATACCGGGTAGCCGACCGGTCGACAGTCGAACAGATGATGAAACGGGGCGAGCAATGGACCGCAGCAAACGGCTATGTTCCGTATTACTTGTATCGGCAAAAAAATATTCTCGGCAATTTGGAGAACGTCGGCTACGCTAAACCGGGAGAAGAGAGTCTATACAATATACTCATTATGGAAGAAGTCCAAACGATTATCGGTATCGGATGCGGAGCTTCCAGCAAATTCATGGATCCTGTGACAGAGAGAATTACACAATTTCAAAATCCGAAAGATCCGGCTGCCTATATTTTGACGTTTGAAGAGTATATTGAGCAGAAAATCGAGCATTTGGAGCGGATTTTCCCGAACCGACCTGTTGTGACGGAAAAGATATAG